A single window of Mycolicibacterium madagascariense DNA harbors:
- the cobM gene encoding precorrin-4 C(11)-methyltransferase, translating into MNPVQFVGAGPGAADLLTLRAARLLGEADVVLYPGSYLDAAILENCSPAAELVDTQALDLDAIVEHLVTAQRAGRRVVRLVSGDPSIYSAVSEQTRRLDADGVPWTVTPGVPAYAAAAARVGRELTVPLVTQSVVLTRTQQRSTAMPESESLTAFAETGATLVLHLAITRTRTLMAELEPTHGPDCPVVVVYRASQPDELVLRGTVADIADRVEAAELRQAAVILVGRALAERADPCAGDSHLYDPARDRSGIR; encoded by the coding sequence GTGAACCCCGTCCAGTTCGTCGGGGCCGGGCCCGGCGCGGCCGACCTGCTGACGCTGCGGGCTGCGCGCCTGCTCGGCGAGGCCGACGTCGTGCTCTACCCCGGCAGCTACCTCGACGCCGCGATCCTCGAGAACTGCTCGCCTGCAGCCGAACTCGTCGACACCCAAGCCCTCGACCTGGACGCCATCGTGGAGCACCTCGTCACCGCGCAGCGGGCAGGCCGGCGCGTCGTACGCCTGGTGTCGGGCGATCCCTCGATCTACAGCGCCGTCTCCGAGCAGACCCGTCGCCTCGACGCCGACGGCGTGCCGTGGACCGTCACCCCCGGGGTGCCTGCCTACGCCGCCGCGGCCGCCCGCGTCGGACGCGAGTTGACGGTGCCCCTGGTCACGCAGTCGGTGGTGCTCACCCGGACCCAGCAGCGCTCGACGGCGATGCCGGAGTCCGAGTCGCTCACCGCGTTCGCCGAGACGGGGGCGACGCTGGTGCTGCACCTCGCGATCACCAGGACCAGGACGTTGATGGCCGAACTCGAACCCACCCATGGCCCCGACTGTCCGGTCGTCGTGGTCTACCGGGCCTCCCAGCCGGACGAACTGGTGCTGCGCGGCACCGTCGCCGACATCGCCGATCGGGTCGAGGCGGCCGAATTACGCCAGGCCGCAGTCATTCTCGTCGGCCGGGCGCTGGCCGAACGGGCTGATCCCTGCGCCGGGGACAGCCACCTCTACGATCCGGCGCGGGACAGGTCGGGGATCCGATGA
- a CDS encoding precorrin-2 C(20)-methyltransferase, which yields MTGRFYGVGLGPGDPELITLKAARIIGAADVVAYHAGVNKQSYARGIAADLIPDGVIEEELRYPVTTGSTDHPGGYAGALADFYEESAQRLATHLAAGRTVALLAEGDPLFYGSYMYMHDRLSSRFPTEVVPGLPAFLAATATTASPLVRQTDVLTVLPGTLPEPELARRLADTDGAIIMKLGRTFPAVRRALAASGRLPHALYVERASHPEERWMPVADVDETSVPYLSLIVVNGDSLNGSRSRVIGELLSTTTLPATEVAELLVVGLGPGPDEWLTPEAAAVLAEVDHVVGYGPYVARVPQREGLQRHASGNTVEVDRARFALDLARRGERVAVVSGGDAGVFGMAAAVFEAAEDERYADVPIRVVPGVSAVQAVAALAGAPIGADFAVLSLSDRLKPWAVIETRLRAIAEADLVLGIYNPASRTRPDQIAAARKVLLEHRSADTVVVVGRDVGRAEQSLTVTTLGDLDTDVIDMKCLLLIGASHTRVTASGRVWTPRWVQ from the coding sequence ATGACGGGCAGGTTCTACGGCGTCGGGCTCGGCCCCGGCGATCCCGAGCTCATCACGCTCAAGGCCGCCCGCATCATTGGCGCCGCCGACGTCGTCGCCTACCACGCCGGGGTCAACAAGCAGTCCTACGCACGCGGCATCGCCGCCGACCTCATCCCCGACGGCGTCATCGAGGAGGAACTGCGCTACCCGGTCACCACCGGCAGCACCGACCACCCCGGCGGCTACGCGGGCGCGCTCGCCGACTTCTACGAGGAGTCCGCGCAGCGCCTGGCCACCCATCTCGCCGCGGGCCGCACCGTCGCCCTGCTCGCCGAGGGCGATCCGCTGTTCTACGGCTCCTACATGTACATGCACGACCGTCTCAGCTCACGCTTCCCGACCGAGGTGGTCCCCGGCCTGCCCGCGTTCCTCGCCGCCACCGCGACGACGGCCTCGCCGCTGGTGCGCCAAACCGACGTCCTCACGGTGCTGCCCGGCACGCTGCCCGAACCCGAGCTGGCGCGCCGGCTCGCCGACACCGACGGCGCCATCATCATGAAGCTGGGTCGCACCTTTCCCGCGGTCCGCAGGGCGCTGGCGGCATCGGGACGCCTTCCGCACGCCCTCTACGTCGAACGGGCCAGCCACCCCGAGGAGCGGTGGATGCCGGTGGCCGACGTCGACGAGACCTCCGTGCCGTACCTGTCGCTCATCGTGGTCAACGGCGACTCACTGAACGGCAGCCGGTCCCGGGTAATTGGTGAATTACTTTCTACGACAACGCTTCCCGCCACCGAGGTAGCCGAGCTGCTGGTCGTCGGCCTCGGTCCCGGGCCCGACGAGTGGCTCACCCCGGAGGCCGCGGCCGTGCTCGCCGAGGTCGACCACGTCGTCGGCTACGGCCCCTACGTCGCGCGGGTCCCGCAGCGGGAGGGCCTGCAGCGGCACGCGTCGGGCAACACCGTCGAGGTCGACCGCGCGCGATTCGCCCTCGACCTGGCCAGGCGCGGTGAGCGGGTGGCCGTCGTATCCGGCGGCGACGCAGGCGTATTCGGCATGGCCGCGGCGGTCTTCGAAGCCGCCGAGGACGAGCGCTACGCCGACGTGCCGATCAGGGTGGTGCCGGGGGTGTCCGCCGTCCAGGCCGTCGCCGCCCTCGCCGGCGCCCCCATCGGCGCGGACTTCGCCGTGCTGAGCCTGTCCGACCGGCTCAAGCCGTGGGCGGTGATCGAGACGCGGCTGCGCGCCATCGCCGAGGCCGATCTCGTGCTCGGCATCTACAACCCCGCCTCGCGCACCCGCCCCGATCAGATCGCCGCGGCCCGAAAGGTGTTGTTGGAGCACCGTTCCGCCGACACCGTCGTCGTCGTCGGCCGCGACGTGGGGCGCGCCGAGCAGTCCCTCACCGTGACTACCCTCGGCGACCTCGACACCGACGTCATCGACATGAAGTGCCTGCTGCTGATCGGGGCGTCCCATACGCGCGTGACCGCATCGGGCCGGGTGTGGACGCCGAGGTGGGTGCAGTGA
- a CDS encoding precorrin-8X methylmutase, with protein MPSSDQIARPTKRYDYVDDGPAIYVDSFAAIRREANLSAVPREAEKLAVRMIHGTGQPSVVEDLVIHPDLVRVGRAALDAGAPILCDANMVATGITASRLPAGNEVHCFLRDPRVPDLARTWSTTRTAAAVSLWAPLLDGAVVAIGNAPTALFHLLEMLLDGAPRPAAIVGCPVGFIGAAESKDALIALSGEHGIDVPFVTIRGRLGGSAMTSSAVNALASEKE; from the coding sequence ATGCCCAGCTCTGACCAGATCGCCCGCCCCACCAAGCGGTACGACTACGTCGACGACGGGCCTGCGATCTACGTCGACTCGTTCGCCGCCATCCGCCGCGAGGCCAACCTGTCCGCGGTGCCGCGCGAGGCCGAGAAGCTCGCGGTGCGGATGATCCACGGCACCGGCCAGCCGAGCGTCGTCGAGGATCTCGTCATCCATCCCGACCTGGTGCGCGTCGGCAGGGCCGCGCTCGACGCGGGCGCCCCCATCCTGTGCGACGCCAACATGGTCGCCACCGGCATCACCGCGAGCCGCCTGCCCGCGGGCAACGAGGTGCACTGCTTCCTGCGCGATCCCCGCGTGCCCGACCTGGCGCGGACTTGGAGCACCACGCGCACCGCGGCCGCCGTGTCACTGTGGGCCCCACTGCTCGACGGGGCGGTCGTCGCGATCGGCAACGCCCCGACCGCGCTGTTCCACCTGCTCGAGATGTTGCTCGACGGCGCTCCGCGACCCGCGGCCATCGTGGGCTGTCCGGTTGGGTTCATCGGCGCCGCCGAGTCGAAGGACGCGCTGATCGCCCTGTCCGGGGAGCACGGCATCGACGTCCCGTTCGTCACGATCCGCGGCCGTCTCGGCGGGTCGGCGATGACGTCGTCGGCCGTCAACGCGCTCGCCTCGGAGAAGGAATGA
- a CDS encoding gamma carbonic anhydrase family protein: MAEPLILTVLGNAPQIHHESWVAPNAAVVGRVTLAEKVGVWYSATLRAEFEPIEIGAGSNVQDSATIHVDPGFPAKIGAGVTIGHNAVLHGCTVEDGSLIGMNATVLNGAVIGAGSTVAAGAVVPQGMTVPPRSLVAGVPAKVRRELSDAEVQGNRANAAAYEYLLGVHRDA; this comes from the coding sequence ATGGCTGAACCGCTGATCCTGACCGTGCTGGGGAACGCCCCGCAGATCCACCACGAGAGCTGGGTGGCCCCCAACGCCGCGGTCGTGGGCCGGGTGACGCTGGCCGAGAAGGTCGGCGTCTGGTACTCGGCGACGCTGCGCGCCGAGTTCGAACCCATCGAGATCGGGGCCGGTTCCAACGTGCAGGACAGTGCGACCATCCACGTCGACCCCGGCTTTCCGGCGAAGATCGGCGCGGGCGTCACGATCGGCCACAACGCGGTCCTGCACGGCTGCACGGTCGAGGACGGCAGCCTCATCGGAATGAACGCCACGGTGCTCAACGGCGCGGTCATCGGCGCCGGGTCGACCGTCGCGGCCGGGGCCGTCGTCCCGCAGGGGATGACCGTGCCCCCGCGTTCGCTGGTCGCCGGGGTGCCCGCCAAGGTCCGCCGCGAACTCAGCGATGCCGAGGTGCAGGGCAATCGTGCCAACGCGGCCGCCTACGAATACCTCCTCGGCGTGCACCGCGACGCCTGA
- a CDS encoding GAF and ANTAR domain-containing protein, which yields MREAAEHDADLRAGIEDLSGLLAGSLGLPELLAQVAAFTCRAIPGADGAAVTLLRTDPEASTVAELAASAPFVAAIDEIQYVTLGEGPGITAVRDRRAVRSGSLGGEKMWPRFGPRVGRMGVHSALALPLLLPGRVVGAISVYAHGKDVFDAHAEELGELFAKPAAAAVHNAQVLAEALTLNAQLRRALSSRPVIDQAIGIIRGRTGRSADDAFAQLQAMSQSEHRKLAEVAALVVDEAVRRAHARKSS from the coding sequence GTGAGGGAGGCAGCCGAACACGATGCCGACCTGCGGGCCGGGATCGAGGATCTGTCCGGACTGTTGGCGGGCAGCCTGGGCCTACCCGAACTGCTCGCGCAGGTGGCGGCCTTCACGTGCCGCGCGATCCCCGGCGCCGACGGAGCCGCGGTGACACTGCTGCGGACCGACCCCGAGGCGTCCACCGTCGCCGAGCTCGCGGCCAGCGCGCCGTTCGTCGCGGCGATCGACGAGATTCAGTACGTCACCCTGGGCGAGGGGCCCGGCATCACCGCGGTGCGGGATCGTCGCGCGGTGCGGTCGGGGTCGCTGGGCGGGGAGAAGATGTGGCCGCGGTTCGGGCCGCGCGTGGGCCGGATGGGCGTGCACAGCGCGCTGGCCCTGCCGTTGCTGCTGCCCGGTCGCGTGGTCGGTGCCATCAGCGTCTACGCCCACGGCAAGGACGTGTTCGACGCGCATGCCGAAGAACTCGGCGAGCTGTTCGCCAAACCGGCCGCCGCCGCGGTCCACAACGCGCAGGTGCTCGCCGAGGCGCTGACGCTCAACGCTCAGCTCCGCAGGGCGCTGTCGTCGCGGCCGGTGATCGATCAGGCCATCGGCATCATCCGGGGCCGCACCGGGCGTTCGGCCGACGACGCGTTCGCCCAACTGCAGGCGATGAGCCAGTCCGAACACCGCAAGCTCGCCGAGGTCGCGGCGCTCGTCGTCGACGAGGCGGTGCGCCGGGCGCACGCCCGCAAGTCGTCCTGA
- a CDS encoding glycosyltransferase, with protein MLTTFPPTPCGLATFSAGLAHGLSAKGCDVGVVRVADGQEASSAAVVGEFVPGSSASIAGCVELLNQRDVAVLQHDFDLYGDAVLDVIDDLRVPAIVVAHDVPKHPSAQQLSLMRAMVAKAGRVVAMSEAATDRLCLDYAVDRRKVVAIHRGATLPTVAPLKRAGRPTLLTWGLMGPGKGVERVIDAMASLKELRGQPRYLVAGATHPRVLATEGEAYRESCVERARATGVAGAVGFDSIYRSTASLAALIQTSAAVVLPYDSTDQANSGVLVDALAAGRPVVATAFPHAVELLGSGAGVVVDHDDPDALLLALRRMLTDPRMTGDMAAEARRLAPSMGWPVAASAYLDLVRRVVSERTAMVGRS; from the coding sequence ATGCTGACCACCTTTCCGCCGACACCGTGCGGGCTCGCGACCTTCAGCGCCGGACTCGCCCATGGGCTGTCCGCCAAGGGCTGCGACGTCGGCGTGGTCCGCGTCGCCGACGGCCAGGAGGCCTCCAGCGCCGCCGTCGTCGGTGAGTTCGTGCCGGGCTCGTCGGCGTCGATCGCCGGGTGCGTCGAGCTGTTGAACCAGCGGGACGTCGCCGTGCTCCAGCACGACTTCGACCTGTACGGCGACGCGGTGCTCGACGTCATCGACGATCTCCGCGTCCCGGCCATCGTCGTCGCTCACGACGTTCCCAAACACCCGAGCGCACAACAGCTTTCGCTGATGAGGGCCATGGTCGCCAAGGCCGGCCGCGTCGTGGCGATGTCCGAGGCCGCCACGGACCGGCTGTGCCTGGACTACGCCGTCGACCGCAGGAAGGTCGTCGCCATCCACCGCGGTGCGACGCTACCGACCGTGGCGCCCCTGAAGCGCGCGGGCCGGCCCACCTTGCTGACGTGGGGTCTGATGGGGCCGGGCAAGGGCGTCGAGCGGGTCATCGACGCGATGGCCTCGCTGAAGGAGCTACGCGGTCAACCGCGCTACCTCGTCGCCGGGGCCACCCACCCGAGGGTGCTGGCGACCGAGGGCGAGGCCTACCGCGAGTCCTGTGTCGAGCGGGCCAGGGCCACCGGTGTCGCCGGCGCCGTCGGCTTCGACTCCATCTACCGCAGCACCGCGTCGCTGGCCGCGCTCATCCAGACCTCGGCGGCCGTCGTGCTGCCGTACGACTCCACCGACCAGGCCAACTCGGGGGTGCTCGTCGACGCGCTCGCCGCCGGCCGCCCCGTCGTGGCCACCGCCTTCCCGCACGCGGTCGAATTACTCGGCAGCGGAGCGGGAGTCGTGGTCGACCACGACGATCCCGACGCGCTGCTCCTGGCATTGCGGCGCATGCTGACCGACCCCCGGATGACCGGCGACATGGCAGCGGAGGCGCGGCGCCTGGCGCCGTCGATGGGCTGGCCCGTCGCCGCGTCGGCATATCTGGACCTGGTACGCCGCGTGGTGTCCGAGCGGACGGCGATGGTGGGGCGCAGCTGA